The Acipenser ruthenus chromosome 11, fAciRut3.2 maternal haplotype, whole genome shotgun sequence region TATAATATTACGAAACATCTTAAATATCATAGAAGAGATCAGTACAGGATGAATTGGTGTTTAGAGAACATGGAATCCTTTTTTTGCCTAAGACACAGATAGATTGTGTTTTTACCAGCCAGAATGTGCTCCACTCCCTGGGATGGTACACCAGTCTGTGCTCCGTTGAAGTTCTGCAGAAGAACGAGGAAAGCACTGATTCCATTGGCCAGGAGGCCCAGGACCCCCGACTCTCCATAGAACATGGCCACAAATTCATCTGCACTCGCCATCTTCTTAACATCAAAACTCTGTCAAATTAGAAAATCATTGAGTACACTCAGCCAACTTTAGCAGGCTTCAATGAGACGGTGCCCACTGgaacatcacagcatcaactgtgaatcaaacttaaactCAATCAGTGCAAGAGCCGgcttttcattttgatttgccgtaatgaaagctcagttctattggacagcaaataccaaACAAAGACACAACTGGTACACATTTATTGTATTATCCACCACAAACAGCCTATCAATACTTTGTACCAATGAAAGCAACCAGTCTGTACCCAcaactgccaaatcagccaatcacagcctgtcagctcgactggagctcagcatctttcagcaACAACAAACCCGAGAAACTGACATTTCAGTAATGTTGTTCCATTTAGATATCTGGTACTGCCCAGATAAACAATTAAAATGGATACACCAGAATGTTTATTTTCTGCTTTTCCTTTAAAGTGATTTGGAGTTCATATGCACATATGACTGATTTTTATGGTAAACACTGTACAGCTGATCGCAAAATCAGAGTCAAACTATTTCCTTAAACAAGCATGGCTGATACACAATGCtattgaaaaagaagaaaaggctTGAACAAAACACCCAGGAGTGTCGACATGCATGAGGAAATTCCTGAATCTAGCTTTCAGTGATCTGTCTGCCTGCCAGCCAAGGAACAGTTAGCAATACCAGTACCAACTTAATGCACCATAAAGCATACAAATGAAACTGCATAaccatgtactaagagaaaaaagGGATATCCGCCCCattatttgtatatacatatacacaaactacataaacaaacaaacaaacaaacaaacaaacaaacaaacaaacaaacaaataaatacatgtttttattaaattgtggGTAATATAATCTGTGTCAATAGTAAACTGAACTAAGTGGTCTTTTCAAAAAGACAACATATTTTCCACAGTGCCAGTTTATGACAGAGGCATTTTATTTAAGTCTTAAGCATACTTGTTCAGTACAGTATAGTTCAATATAGTATGGTGCCTCATGAAAGCATATGTCAGATAACCAGGTAGATATTCTATGAATCCTATTATGTGATTTATTGCAAATtattataatgatatatattttttgaataaaatatattaccCACCCTGTATATGTACTTTGTAAACTTAACTGTTTGTTCATGTAAAAACGTAATAAATTAATTATACTGGTTTATGAAAAAGCTTGCCAATTTGATCTACTTATCTTTAGTGTTTGTAAAGAAAATATTCTGCCCAgtctttgtgtttcttttattatatactgtatggtatgtgataataattattatcacaCTCGTGAGGATGGGCGCCCCCAATGCATGCAGTATctgatatatatgttttataatcaTCTACATTTCTACTAGTTAACTAAAATAcagttggtatttttaataatacaaaaaatgatcaCACACTATATAACAGAatttacattaaacaaaatacatttaaatagtttCTATTAATCAAACAAGCATTTGTCtaactgtaaaaatatgaaacaagATTGGTATTACAGTACCTGGCCAAACTCTGGtgagagtttattttttatagaacctCTCTCTCAAGCAGGGGAGGAGTCTCCCAGTGCCAAGTTCTCAGTAAGTGTCCTCCCAGAACAGAAAGAGGGTTATTCCCCAACATTCCAGACCTCTTCTTGGTCATTACATAACCCATTTCCTGGTCAAATTAGAAAAATCCCCCCAATTAGTTGAATAGTTTCACTAAAAGAAGGAGGGGTTTTGGAACCTGGAGGAAGATCGGCATCCAGATATGAAAGAATATAAAGAGAGGATGGAACCACAGCAAAATATCAGCTCAGTGACAGAACTTTGTTGTTACACAGCAATCTACTGAACACCATCATGCTCTCAGCACTCAAGGTAATTATTACATTGAAACTCttagaaatgtatgcatttttattttgtattttactattattattattattattattattattattattattattattattattattattattattattattattagtagtagtagtattagtagtagtagtagtagtcgtagtagtattttctGTCATATatcatattgatttaatttaatttttttccctttttaaattagtttcagaGAACCTCGAGGCACTTTTCCTGCCTGCGACTTCTACATAAATCTGCAGTTGaaggtaaacattttttaaaaagctatttaattttaaaaaaaaaaaaaactgtgtaaataaTGTCAATTTTAAGGATTTCATACCATCACCAATTGAATGGACCCAGTTGTCTTTAAGTGTTGTTATTTTAGTCCATTATTGTAGAGTTGATGCTCTGAATACTAAAGTGAAGCACAGGCAGAGACTGACCTGCTGTTTGTTGTCCTGCAGTGCAAGAAAGGCCTGCCCCAGAGGAGACAATCACCAGCAGTTTTGGAGCGTTCATCCAGTTGGTGCACCCGGGCCAGCTGTCAGACACTGTGCTGCACCGCAGTAAGAGGATGATCCTGGACAGCATCGGGGTGGGGCTGCTGGgaagcagctcccatgtcttcGAGCTGGCTCTGCAGCACTGCCAGGTAATCCTTCAGCTGAGGCTTACACTGGGCTATGGTACAGAGGGCACACAGGCTGCTGACCTTAGTGGCCCCAAAGGTAACAATGCTGTCCTAAAATGATGGCCAAAGAAGTGGGCCCTGACTGTACAATTTTAATATCAACCATTCCTTCAGTACTTACCCCATTTTTGAAAAGTTTCTTTGAACAGTCACCATTCCAATTGAGGTTTGCATTGTCAAACCAGGGTGATGATAATCAAGAATTTAACTTGCTTGTTTCCATCTTGTTTCCAAGAACGTTGAGACCCTATAATGATCTGTGATTAACTCTCTTTGCAGCAAATGTATGCTCCAGATTATATCAGTTCAGTCTTTGGTCGAAGGCACACAAGACTCTCTCCAAGTCTGGCAGCCTTTGTAAATGGAGTAGCGGTAAGTCAGTGTATTTGTTGGCTGGCATGTTTTAATGTCAGGTTTGTTTACACAGTGCTCAGCCCtttcaaattgtaaaaatgtagtcCATGAAATGAGCACATTCTAGCAGCTGACGAGCTCTGCAGCTCGTGTCTGTGGCTGGTCATTTCCTCATTACACTTCCTGCAACTAATTTCCATGAAAACACCTCTTGAAATACAGCATTCCAAAATGatacgcttaaaaaaaaaagacaatgtaaatgtaaatgtatttattaatttaaaattgaAAATGATATAAGCACAAAATAATCCAAACATAAAATTATCATGAACAGAGGCTGGGTTGCCAATATTTACtatcagtatatacagtacacaaatcAATAGATCTTGTAAGAGATGATGTGTTATTATTTCaacataaaatagtttaaaacgtTTGTTTTATCTCTAGTTTTAAGTAATTGTTTGAGAAAAGCAAACAAGAGCACTTTACAGGTTACTTAGCAGATGATTGAGGAGTAGTTCTATGAGAAAGTCAAAGGAGAAAAACTTCTGAGATCTGAGGCAAAACATTTTCATAATGCAGAAAATTAAAAACCAATGTAATGCCTTAATTGTGTAAATATAAtacttaaataatttaatttgttcaTTATACTGGATATTTGCCCATCAGGGAGTGACTGTATTCAGGACACATTCCATTTATcctgttctttttctttcttttttttttttgaaaagtgaaAGCTCAGGTTTGTATTCATGTCCTTGAGTTTCTTTTGTAGAAAGATGGGGCACTGCCAGGCTTCCTCACAGTCAGGAATGTCAGTGGAGATCACACTGTACCAGGTGCTTACTGTGCCCGCATGTTCTTCTTTACAGGTCCATTCAATGGATTTCGATGATACCTGGCACCCAGCCACCCACCCCTCAGGGGCAGTCCTTCCTGCCCTGCTCGCTATTGCTCAGATGTTACCTGGCAACGCCAAGCCCAGTGGGATGGACCTCCTGCTAGCTTTCAACGTGGGCATTGAGATTCAGGGTCGGCTCATGAGGTTCTCCAACGAAGCCCAAAACATCCCCAACAGGTGAGGAGACTGCTGCCGAACAAACTTGGCACAATACTGTAGTGCTGCCAAGGAGGAAGTGTGCCAATAGtcttccagcatgaatgagacagtGTTTGAATTTGAAAGCAAATCTTAATCTGTTTTTCATTGGGTTTTTTTAGCCTCACAgtgattatgttgtttttattggaaattattattacactttcctagtaaaataaaatgttttcttagaAGGCATGATAAGAAACGTTTGTCTACCCgaggttgtttttaaatcagaattttaaaaccattaaaagcatatataatgtaaaatactcTCTCAGTTACCAGGATGGTCATGCCAGTGTTTCTCCCTTCAGGTTCCATCCCCCGACTGTAGTGGGCCCTCTGGGTAGTGCTGCTGCCTGCTCCCATCTGCTTTCCCTGGATCGCTTGCAGTGCTCAAACGCCTTGGCGATTGCTGCTTCGCTGGCAGGGGCTCCCATGGCCAATGCTGCCACTCAATCCAAGCCTCTTCATATTGGGAACGCAGCCCGACTTGGTCTGGAGGCGGCACTGCTGGCATCCCGGGGCCTGGAGGCCAGCACACTGATCCTGGACTCGACCCCAGGCTGCGCTGGCTTTAGCGCCTTCTACAACGACTACCTGCCTCAGGCACTGCCCTCCCCGGTGGAACAGGATCCCCGCTTCCTGCTAGAGGACCAGGACATAGCCTTCAAGCGCTTCCCTGCACACCTGGGGATGCACTGGGTGGCAGACGCAGCGTGCTCAGCACGGGAGCTTTTGGTCAACACCGTAGGGGGGTTCCACCCCTCTATGATCCAGAACATCCTACTGAGAATCCCCCTCTCCAAATATATCAACCGGCCCTTCCCTGAATCCGAGCACCAGGCCCGACACTCCTTCCAGTTCAACGCCTGCACTGCTCTGCTGGACGGCGAGGTCAGTGTCCAATCCTTCAGCCCAGCCTTCCTGGACCGTCCTGAGCTGCTCAGCCTCCTGAGCAGAGTACAGGTCGAGCACCCCCAGGACAACCCTGCCAATTTCAATAAGATGTACGCAGAGGTGCTGGTGACCCTCACAACGGGCGATGTCTTGAAGGGTCGTTGCGACACCTTTTATGGACACTGGAGGAAGCCACTGAGTCGTGACAGTCTGCTGAAAAAGTTCCGGGCCAACGCTGGGGCAGTCCTGccaggagagagagtggaggccaTCATTGATGCCGTGGAGAACATAGAAGACATGCAGGACTGCTCCCACCTCACCATGCACCTGGAGTGAAGGGCTTCATGACATCCTTTGATGACATAcacttcaagaaaacaatatgaaatgattGGGGAAACGATCTTTAtgccatttgtgttttgttttactgtattattattattattattattattattattattattattattattattgttgttgttgttgttgttgttgttgttgttgttgttgttgttgttgttgttgttatatagtGCATAATTTTAGTGATTATTTACCAGTCATACTCAATTGTAAGTAAAGCACAGTTCACATGGATTATGCAATGTATATACTCTCAATTCTGCTAGCACTGTGAATCTCAGTATTGCTCTATTTATTGAattcttgttattttatttgatcttttacaAAGATTTATTGTGTGTAATTTCAGACTTTTGTATCGGAATTGCAATACTGTTGATTTGTGTAACAGGTCACTAGTTTGGAAGATATCATCTGTCAATTCAATCAATTAAATCATCAAATGTGAAATCAATGTAATGCCCCAAGTGtgcaaatataatacaaatgaaacaattgtaattgctttggtgtttatattttatttaattgaaaaagattactagtttacagtgtttaaggtgtacaataatacagtacttgtacattgttaagtgatataaatgtattgtatatactgcagataataaattggtaaaatgaAGTGTTCTCTTTTGAAATCAATTGCCCATGCAAGGGGATATTTCCTTTCCTCTCCTTCAAATTACATCAATAGACAAACTGCAGCGTGAGACTACAATGAGAAATGTCCTACTTTAGGTTACAGAAACCGTCCATGCCATTTTATAACCAAATATCATAGCATACTGATACAATCTACAAGAGAACTATTAATCGGAAACATtggttatttcattttctttaacttCTATTTCTGTTCACATTTGGCATTGGgggcagcacaataaaagttaaaaatatatGACAAACATTATTTGTTATTGGAAACAGTCTCAGTTTAAAAGAAAGAGAATACTTGGTGGGTTTCATGAGGTACTTCCACAAGAATGCAGGTCTactcctctcctgttctctcgtGGCAAGGAAAACAGGCCTCGTTCACTTTATTGACCACAGCTGAATTCAACAAGAGGTTGCAATTGAACAAACTGTACCCAGCACTCCTATAAACAGAGCAAGGAACACGGAAGATATGTTTTGCAGCGGCCTGAATTCAAGAAAATGTTGGAACAGTTGTGTCAATACTCATGAAACactgacagcacatgctttttaattaatcaataacagtaataaataGCCACCATTGACTGCCAGGACTTATTCAATGTTGCAAGTCCACGTGTTGTTAAAATTATTCTGGAGGGGCCATTTCACATATTGTAAGGTACCTGCATTTGAGACCCCATCTCTACAGGGGGTCCTCTCCTGCTTTACTTTAATACACCTGGGCGGTCCTGTCCTGTAGTTTTGTATGTTAGCAATTTGGAAGAAACACAGCCTACACATCTACATAAGCAAGAACCAGCAACAGTAAGATGGAGTGGAGTGGGACATTGAGCttataaaatctgtattttataaaaagaaaaccaaaaataataacattttaaacttcaAATTAAGTTTTCTGTAAACTTATgggatcatttttaatattagtgTTTGTTGCCAGCTTCTACCTAACCTAGAATCATCTGGGAATGTAAATAACCTGTCAAACTTCCCCAAATAAGTCTTTCCTCACCTAACAAAATAGTTATCTCCCCAGAAATCTCCCCAATTCCAGGTGTGGTTTATCCCTGAGGGATAGAGGTTGATCAGTTAAGAGTTGGAGCTCCAATTGAGCTGGTGTAATTTGTGTCTAGCGGGTGAAACAGACAAATGCAGGGTATGCATTGACATGCATTCAGCAACAaatgatgttattattgtatgatttaaatgtattgtttgtgttgatttagaacgggtgatgttattattgtatgatttaaatgtattgtttgtgttgatttagaacgggtgatgttattattgtatgatttaaatgtattgtttgtgttgatttagaacgggtgatgttattattgtatgatttaaatgtattgtttgtgttgatttagaACGGGTGAATGTTTGTTAATGTAAAAACCCCATCCCCCTAAACTCGTGCAAACTCgtcatctccagattgattaagtgTTTGCTAATCCGGAGATAACCACATCTATAAAAACCAGCAGCATTTGCTGACCTGGGTGGGTGCACAGGAAGGAGGAGCGTGAGCGAGCGaataagcaagcaagcaagcaagcaagcaaaggagaaagtatcaaaagaaaacaGACAATTGCCACTTGTGtttatttggctctgtgagcagtgttttttgttggattttttatttatttgtgtaataaataCACGCACCAGCACTTCAACCTGCAGTACCCGTGTTCGTGTGTCAACTTCCTGATCTGGGGACATCACTTATTGCAAATTTAGAAACACAATCTTCTGTCAAATATaaaccacaaatgtcactgaccTCTTCCAACCGAAAGAGCTGCTATGACACTGCTCTGGCTGCCACACGATATGACATAAAAGTTGAATAACGTTAATAGAAATTACTGGAGgggaaacaaattagtttaaacACTTGAATGAATTCCAGTGAAGATAAATAGTTTCTGTTGGAATAACTGTTTCTTCCTGATTCAAGCTTATACTATTCTCTCAACTAGTCTTAAACGTGACGCACCCCTAGCAAAGACTAACAACAGCCAGGCTGTGATTTttctaagttttaaaaaaatatatatatttaacaatatcAGCAACAAACATCCCGGCTACAGCTGTAAAATCTAAATTGTATAACTGGATAAGCTGTAAGACCTAGAAGTATTTCGGCAAGAaaatgaggtgttagtatcatggtaatgtataataaattgtATGTGGAAAAACATGTTGTCTTCTCAAGATGTTAGgcagatgtacagacagagagcTCATGTTTCCAGATATATGCAGAACTGTAAGTGTGATACCC contains the following coding sequences:
- the LOC131696756 gene encoding cis-aconitate decarboxylase-like; translated protein: MLSALKFQRTSRHFSCLRLLHKSAVEVQERPAPEETITSSFGAFIQLVHPGQLSDTVLHRSKRMILDSIGVGLLGSSSHVFELALQHCQQMYAPDYISSVFGRRHTRLSPSLAAFVNGVAVHSMDFDDTWHPATHPSGAVLPALLAIAQMLPGNAKPSGMDLLLAFNVGIEIQGRLMRFSNEAQNIPNRFHPPTVVGPLGSAAACSHLLSLDRLQCSNALAIAASLAGAPMANAATQSKPLHIGNAARLGLEAALLASRGLEASTLILDSTPGCAGFSAFYNDYLPQALPSPVEQDPRFLLEDQDIAFKRFPAHLGMHWVADAACSARELLVNTVGGFHPSMIQNILLRIPLSKYINRPFPESEHQARHSFQFNACTALLDGEVSVQSFSPAFLDRPELLSLLSRVQVEHPQDNPANFNKMYAEVLVTLTTGDVLKGRCDTFYGHWRKPLSRDSLLKKFRANAGAVLPGERVEAIIDAVENIEDMQDCSHLTMHLE